The segment ACCATGTATGTCACCAGACATCTGTATTGCTAACTTCTACACATCCACAGGGAAACTTGGTCTGCATCAGGTTAGCATTTCAAGCATCTTCTTGATTTCATAAAGCTTCGAAGGTTTGTTTGCATCATTAGTTTTTGAACTCCTTGGATCTTCCAGGACAAAGATGAGAGTGCAAAGTCCATTCAGAAGGGCTTGCCTGTTGTATCATTTTCTATTGGAGATTCAGCCGAGTTCGTGTATAGTGATCAGAGGTCTGATGACAACGCAGAGATGGTAGTCTTGCAATCTGGTGATGTTCTACTATTTGGTGGCAAGTCTAGAAAGGTCTTTCATGGCGTCAGATCAATTCTCAAAGATACTGCCCCCAAGGTTCTTGTTCAGGAAACAGACCTCCGACGACCAGGTCGTCTGAATTTGACTTTTAGGCAGTACTAAGCCCAAAGCTAGAACTCTTGTATGCATCTTGAACCTGTTTGGGAGTGTCTAAACATGTACAAGTTGTAGGTTCATAAGCTGCAGATTTCTATGCACTTCTTATGTGTTATTTCACAATGTTTTGGCAACAATATAACTATTCATTATCTCTTCCACAAATCTCTAGAAATcaagtttttgtttcagttcTTTAATCTTGTCTGTGTACCTATTTTAGCTTTGTCAACTTCTGTAAGAATTGCATTTagattttgatgttttgttttggCCCATCTCTGCAACAGTTAGAATGTTCACTAGATTCACATGTATGATTAtcttttttctaatatatacaAGTAAATGCACACAATGTTTACAGCTTAGGTTCTAGTTCAATGAGTAAAGCTATTTCGTTGTTGCATGGCAGCTTGCTTAGCTCATCTTTATCAGTCACGAGCTTGTTGATACTCCGATAGCTGATGCAGCTGAATCAACATAAAGTAGCAAGCAAGagtatattttcttcttcaaacGTTCTATGTTCTCTAATAAAGAATCATCACTAGAGTAGCGATCATCACTTTTAACTTTATCCAGCCATTCGTTTGCTTGCTTAAGCTGGGATAAAGTCTCGGCGATATGATTATCTGGTTCCTCTCCACGTCCTCCTTTTGTTTTACCTTTCTTCACCTGGACACTAGCATGAAATCCAGTATCTATCGCTTCTTCCAAGAATCTCATAAACCAGCTTCTTGTTTCTTGTGTCATAATCTCTCTCATTGCTTTCATCTCTTCTGTACCACCACCATTTCCTGTGACCCACTCTAGCTTTTCGGCTTGTGTTAGAGTTTTTGATGAGGACTTCGTTGTGGCTCTGCTTGATGTTAGTAGACTCGCTCTTTTGCTCAACTTGTCAGGCTCCGTCCGTATTATTGGATTACTACTGCTCAACAGTTGGAGTGATTTATCTTTCGGTGGAGCAGCTGCTGTGACTTGTGTTTGATCAAGGAGACTCTGGAGGGTGAAGAAGCTTCTGAGAGAGGTATGTGGATTTTTTGGCGAAGCACTTGAGCTGAGGTCAGCAAACATACTGCAAAAGTCATTGTTTCTTTTATTAGGAACTTTCACAAGACTCCATATGAGCATGTTTGGTTTCAAAGGTACTTGCCTGATACACTTGAGAAGATGTGAAGCAGCCAATGCCTCTTTTTGTGCTTCTGCAGCAAGCAGAGCAGCAATATTTCTCCTCCTCAGCATTCCCTTTGGGGGATTAAAAGAGATTATAGATTAAGGAGCATAGTAAATATGATTATTAAGAAGAATAAAGGAGAGAGATATAGAGCGTACTTTACCCATTTTTGTTAGATTAGCAGGCAGAGATCTCCATGATGCATCCTCAGAAAAATTACTCTTCCTGTTTGCGCAATTCACAGTGGAGCTCAGAGAGAGTTTCTTTGGCTCTGCCTTCGTTGGAGCTGTCGCAGGACGAGATTGTGGAGCACCAGCTTGACGTACCTACCGC is part of the Raphanus sativus cultivar WK10039 chromosome 5, ASM80110v3, whole genome shotgun sequence genome and harbors:
- the LOC108860744 gene encoding uncharacterized protein LOC108860744 isoform X1; this encodes MASLTPRVLIKLLQTMNTNIKVRGEYRSVLLQVISIVPALAGSELWPNQGFFIKVSDSSHSTYVSLRNEDNELILNNKLGLGQFFYVDKLEAGTPVPVMVGVRPISGRHPFVGNPKDLMEMLVPTETTTPLQEEHHKQKKQKDGGRSNAVEKNLRRRQDFVIKEEKTGVASRYMQGVSNITRVSGSSDSSSNNESETGSVKATKRVGGLAKGKQRKEEHKDQVRQAGAPQSRPATAPTKAEPKKLSLSSTVNCANRKSNFSEDASWRSLPANLTKMGKGMLRRRNIAALLAAEAQKEALAASHLLKCISMFADLSSSASPKNPHTSLRSFFTLQSLLDQTQVTAAAPPKDKSLQLLSSSNPIIRTEPDKLSKRASLLTSSRATTKSSSKTLTQAEKLEWVTGNGGGTEEMKAMREIMTQETRSWFMRFLEEAIDTGFHASVQVKKGKTKGGRGEEPDNHIAETLSQLKQANEWLDKVKSDDRYSSDDSLLENIERLKKKIYSCLLLYVDSAASAIGVSTSS
- the LOC108860744 gene encoding uncharacterized protein LOC108860744 isoform X2, with protein sequence MASLTPRVLIKLLQTMNTNIKVRGEYRSVLLQVISIVPALAGSELWPNQGFFIKVSDSSHSTYVSLRNEDNELILNNKLGLGQFFYVDKLEAGTPVPVMVGVRPISGRHPFVGNPKDLMEMLVPTETTTPLQEEHHKQKKKDGGRSNAVEKNLRRRQDFVIKEEKTGVASRYMQGVSNITRVSGSSDSSSNNESETGSVKATKRVGGLAKGKQRKEEHKDQVRQAGAPQSRPATAPTKAEPKKLSLSSTVNCANRKSNFSEDASWRSLPANLTKMGKGMLRRRNIAALLAAEAQKEALAASHLLKCISMFADLSSSASPKNPHTSLRSFFTLQSLLDQTQVTAAAPPKDKSLQLLSSSNPIIRTEPDKLSKRASLLTSSRATTKSSSKTLTQAEKLEWVTGNGGGTEEMKAMREIMTQETRSWFMRFLEEAIDTGFHASVQVKKGKTKGGRGEEPDNHIAETLSQLKQANEWLDKVKSDDRYSSDDSLLENIERLKKKIYSCLLLYVDSAASAIGVSTSS